Proteins from one Porites lutea chromosome 3, jaPorLute2.1, whole genome shotgun sequence genomic window:
- the LOC140932026 gene encoding uncharacterized protein produces MVASYSLNLRWRVVYLLVQGFTVERVARLLHVGKTFVKKIRNLYQNTKTVHYQSRPGRVRQLEDCFSHLDLAQDVLFIRRVIQQYPEIYEDEIQEWIQFALGKTIHVSTIAKLLKKMGFTRRKLNTIAKERDERSRAMYRRRIAQFSREQLLFIDESAKDERTFQRRYTRELQGTGRLSVKGNFTRGTRYSVLSAISTQGVIASHVITGAYNRGQFEFSMLNFVQPHIGSVARGEPRSVVVMDNCNIHYSDVVIEAIRLRGAMVIFLPPYSPDLNPIEDSFQFAKDWLRRHPEVCIKYPKRCFEIALEQKPYLLSTLPLTVTRLHFKHEQILNLNNIETSSVKTAF; encoded by the exons ATGGTGGCAAGTTATTCGTTAAATTTGCGTTGGCGAGTAGTGTATTTACTCGTTCAGGGATTTACCGTCGAACGTGTTGCTAGACTACTTCACGTAGGGAAGACGTTTGTAAAAAAGATTCGAAATCTTTACCAgaacacaaaaacagttcattATCAATCACGGCCGGGTAGAGTGAGACAGTTGGAAG attgtttttctCACCTGGACTTAGCACAGGACGTGTTATTCATAAGAAGGGTAATCCAGCAATATCCAGAGATTTACGAGGATGAAATACAGGAATGGATACAGTTCGCACTGGGAAAGACAATTCACGTGTCCACGATCGCTAAGCTATTGAAGAAAATGGGCTTTACACGAAGAAAG CTGAACACAATTGCAAAAGAACGTGATGAGAGAAGTAGGGCGATGTACCGTCGTAGGATTGCTCAATTTTCCCGAGAGCAGTTACTATTTATAGATGAATCAGCAAAAGATGAAAGAACTTTTCAG AGAAGATATACACGCGAATTACAGGGAACTGGAAGGCTATCAGTAAAGGGAAACTTTACACGTGGTACACGTTACAGTGTTCTCAGTGCCATCAGCACTCAGGGAGTCATAGCTTCACATGTTATCACTGGGGCATACAATCGAGGGCAATTTGAATTTTCAATGCTTAACTTTGTACAACCTCATATTGGTTCAGTTGCAAGAGGGGAGCCACGTTCAGTTGTTGTCATGGACAACTGTAACATACATTATTCTGATGTGGTTATAGAAGCAATACGACTCAGAGGAGCAATGGTGATATTTTTGCC GCCTTACTCTCCAGACCTGAATCCTATTGAAGATTCCTTTCAGTTTGCCAAGGACTGGTTAAGAAGGCACCCAGAAGTGTGCATTAAGTACCCCAAAAGATGTTTTGAAATTGCTCTTGAGCAG AAACCATATTTACTTTCAACTTTACCATTGACAGTAACAAGGCTTCACTTTAAACATGAACAGATATTGAACCTCAATAATATTGAAACATCTTCTGTAAAAACTGCTTTTTAA